The following proteins are encoded in a genomic region of Huiozyma naganishii CBS 8797 chromosome 9, complete genome:
- the EAF7 gene encoding Eaf7p (similar to Saccharomyces cerevisiae EAF7 (YNL136W); ancestral locus Anc_2.130), with protein MVVEWSVVDEIRLLRWVAEFKPVGVHKHFHMVCILERMNNAEKYPVVTLQKEVVRQGKTFSARDLWEKLSGYYNLQEADLLELQTGLAGLAPEMSRDFSLPWDEYGELILVNAKNGGHSPAAKAESVPETSELLQTQKSDTVGPPQDEVGPSTSVEQSVEPTVSAKEEESQEAPATTEEPIDREPSSPSTGLDATEGTPEQVESAQTQSGPPEAEYPASSPAVIPETDQTQVEEPSDEHDDGAHSRSVSPERSEDSGNIARRIRRQSVRLREKSNEEITEETPETSGATPLEKRPRDEDLSSPSPSAGTDEPLAKRTRHSAQTQEPEPPQSPPDKKRLSQPKKYPRRQTQPKRTSSRLRSRK; from the coding sequence ATGGTTGTTGAGTGGAGTGTTGTGGATGAGATCCGTCTACTGCGGTGGGTAGCCGAATTCAAGCCCGTGGGCGTGCACAAGCACTTCCATATGGTGTGTATCCTGGAGCGGATGAACAATGCGGAGAAGTACCCCGTTGTGACGCTGCAGAAGGAGGTTGTGCGGCAGGGGAAGACGTTCAGCGCGCGGGACCTGTGGGAGAAGCTGAGCGGGTACTACAACCTGCAAGAGGCTGACCTTCTCGAGTTGCAGACCGGGCTGGCAGGGCTGGCCCCTGAGATGAGCAGGGATTTCAGTCTTCCCTGGGACGAGTACGGTGAATTGATCTTGGTCAATGCGAAGAACGGCGGACACAGTCCTGCGGCGAAAGCTGAGAGTGTCCCCGAAACGAGTGAACTGCTGCAAACGCAGAAATCGGACACGGTCGGACCGCCACAGGACGAGGTGGGACCCTCCACATCTGTGGAACAGTCCGTTGAACCAACGGTTTCTGCCAAGGAGGAGGAATCACAGGAGGCACCGGCCACCACTGAAGAGCCAATTGACAGGGAGCCGAGTAGCCCCTCGACTGGCCTGGACGCTACAGAAGGGACACCCGAGCAAGTGGAGTCCGCTCAGACACAAAGTGGGCCCCCCGAGGCCGAATATCCTGCTTCCAGCCCTGCTGTGATACCCGAAACTGATCAGACACAGGTTGAAGAGCCATCGGATGAACACGATGACGGTGCGCATTCCCGCAGTGTATCTCCAGAACGCAGTGAGGACAGCGGGAACATAGCACGGCGTATACGAAGACAGTCCGTGCGGTTACGGGAGAAGAGTAACGAGGAGATCACCGAGGAGACCCCAGAGACAAGTGGGGCGACACCGTTAGAGAAGCGACCACGCGACGAGGACTTgtcgtcgccgtcgccCTCTGCGGGCACGGACGAACCGCTGGCGAAGCGGACGAGACACTCTGCACAGACTCAGGAGCCTGAACCACCGCAGTCTCCGCCGGACAAGAAGAGGCTGTCGCAGCCGAAGAAGTACCCGAGGCGGCAGACGCAACCGAAGAGAACCTCAAGCCGGCTACGGTCACGCAAGTAG
- the YSF3 gene encoding U2 snRNP complex subunit YSF3 (similar to Saccharomyces cerevisiae YSF3 (YNL138W-A); ancestral locus Anc_2.126), with product MSDKQRQRILYNTLKQKYEGLGNENTTREEWLTQVVRDSCASIVLHSGLLEYQSLGPDSQSKHRERLRLLHKMADPEIKPQ from the exons ATG TCGGATAAGCAAAGGCAACGGATCCTGTATAACACTTTGAAGCAGAAGTACGAGGGTCTGGGGAACGAGAATACGACGCGGGAGGAATGGCTGACGCAGGTAGTCCGTGATTCGTGTGCCTCGATAGTGTTGCACTCTGGACTGCTAGAGTACCAGTCTCTCGGGCCTGATTCACAGTCTAAACACAGGGAACGACTGCGGCTACTCCACAAGATGGCTGATCCAGAGATCAAGCCGCAGTAA
- the SRV2 gene encoding adenylate cyclase-binding protein (similar to Saccharomyces cerevisiae SRV2 (YNL138W); ancestral locus Anc_2.128), translating into MPENSGRFAIQGFNLVKLLKRLEDATARLEDVTIYQEGYIQSKMNERQSNASLVNGSKPESPVDRTATREASKGAEQQELSQDILEFQNFVRENVDALVELSKAIDPAVLECVQLYKAGFEKLQVIIEASHLAKKPDFTAQSFFSMLSPINDVVNKIDKLKDAHRQSKFYPYFNSIRESAPLFFWFTVNTPVSAISDFKDASQYWTNKVLKDFRDSDPVSVEWVRKFLAIFDQLKDYVKEYFATGLTWNENGVELSDAIAQTSGTPDASEAAPATGSGAPPPPPPPAPPASVFEVKAESKDQPAASSSAGGIDAVFAELNQGEDITKGLKKVDKSQQTHKNPELRTSSTVPASGSASKTGPPPKPKKPSTLKTKKPPRKELSGNKWFIENFEGQEEKIVIQAQKDESVFVGNCTNVLVQVEGKVNAVSLSETESCSLLLDSSISGVDLVKCNKFGIQVESFVPQITIDKCDGGNIYLSKDSLTTDICTSCSTSVNVNLPVGEDDEYVEFPIPEQLKHSFANGKMNSAVLEHVG; encoded by the coding sequence ATGCCTGAGAATTCTGGGAGATTTGCCATCCAGGGGTTCAACCTGGTCAAACTGCTGAAACGGTTGGAGGATGCCACCGCGAGATTGGAGGATGTGACGATCTACCAGGAGGGGTACATCCAATCCAAGATGAATGAGAGACAGTCCAATGCCTCGCTTGTCAACGGGTCGAAGCCGGAGTCTCCAGTGGACCGCACAGCTACGCGGGAGGCATCAAAGGGCGCCGAGCAACAAGAGTTGTCCCAGGATATCCTAgagttccaaaactttGTTAGGGAGAATGTTGACGCGTTGGTGGAACTGTCCAAGGCTATTGATCCTGCAGTGTTGGAATGTGTTCAACTGTACAAGGCAGGCTTTGAGAAATTGCAAGTTATTATCGAGGCGTCGCATTTGGCGAAGAAACCGGATTTCACCGCGCagagtttcttctccatgTTGAGTCCAATTAACGATGTTGTCAACAAGATTgacaagttgaaggacgCTCATCGCCAGAGCAAGTTCTACCCGTATTTCAATTCCATAAGGGAGAGCGCCCCACTATTCTTCTGGTTTACCGTGAACACACCAGTCTCGGCAATTTCTGATTTCAAAGATGCGTCCCAATACTGGACTAATAAAGTGTTGAAGGACTTCAGGGACTCTGACCCTGTATCCGTCGAATGGGTCCGGAAATTCCTGGCCATATTTGACCAATTGAAGGACTACGTCAAGGAATATTTCGCCACTGGGTTAACCTGGAACGAAAACGGGGTCGAGTTGTCCGATGCCATTGCCCAGACGTCTGGTACTCCTGATGCCAGCGAGGCGGCACCAGCCACCGGGTCAGGGGCCCCACCTCCACCCCCACCTCCAGCACCACCAGCCTCCGTTTTCGAAGTGAAGGCTGAATCTAAGGATCAACCAGCGGCGTCGTCGTCTGCTGGTGGTATCGATGCTGTATTTGCGGAGTTAAACCAGGGTGAGGATATTACGAAGggtttgaagaaagtggataAATCGCAACAGACTCACAAAAACCCTGAATTGCGCACATCCTCCACTGTCCCAGCGTCAGGTTCCGCCAGCAAGACAGGTCCACCACCTAAACCAAAGAAACCTTCCACATTAAAGACCAAGAAGCCTCCCAGAAAGGAGCTGTCAGGGAACAAGTGGTTTATCGAGAACTTCGAGGGacaagaggagaagatcgtCATTCAAGCACAAAAGGATGAATCTGTGTTTGTTGGTAACTGTACGAACGTCCTTGTCCAAGTCGAGGGGAAAGTCAACGCCGTGTCCTTGAGCGAGACGGAGTCCTGCTCTCTGTTGTTGGACTCTTCCATCTCTGGAGTGGACTTGGTCAAATGTAACAAATTCGGTATCCAAGTGGAGAGTTTCGTACCTCAGATCACCATCGATAAGTGCGATGGCGGTAACATCTACTTGTCGAAAGACTCCCTAACCACAGATATTTGCACTTCGTGCTCTACTTCCGTCAACGTGAACTTACCCGTCGGCGAAGATGACGAATACGTTGAGTTCCCTATCCCTGAGCAACTAAAGCACAGTTTCGCAAACGGGAAGATGAATTCTGCAGTGTTAGAGCATGTTGGTTAA
- the NAM9 gene encoding mitochondrial 37S ribosomal protein uS4m (similar to Saccharomyces cerevisiae NAM9 (YNL137C); ancestral locus Anc_2.129) — MPRKAVLLKSLTRGRIRASFNKYNLFNLYKKGPVDFRTKSLYQQKWSSKQETRAYHGEHLTEGRWQTLFDSKLNSVAQLDASLRTGKDGSGPQLRETPYLLQTYAALEKRLDFALFRAMFASSIRQARQFILHGNVKVNGVKIKHPGFVLKPGDTFQVNSNKVLEALGAKKPSLEEAIKVDKKQILLWNMYVKKVKANPRQAWRERIAKFQSMPETNPRKQEFEEWAQRFKSNVEKNELNAIKCCTPKNLLFKILRIHKSKPDEATTLSATDFQTVVDKEPNMSQEVFRCYNEFLKSDEINWKKLSTMEDSQLSVLADNLLSFTPEMKKNLADKSKTHIRAGTTILSSLVKNYSLALSAYFKTVKNDISANNIPYDPSWAAHLQYHKPVDFEKIKECEQRAKTLICLPWQKGHLWGRADPKKSYFTPWKPRQFLAPFAILPHHIEVSFKTCTAIYLRDPVARPGHSEVITPFDMSVHERAYMYYVRKGK; from the coding sequence ATGCCGAGGAAGGCGGTGCTACTGAAGTCGCTGACACGGGGTCGCATCAGGGCCTCGTTCAACAAGTACAACCTGTTCAACTTGTACAAGAAGGGCCCTGTGGATTTCAGGACGAAGTCGCTGTATCAGCAGAAATGGTCTTCCAAGCAGGAGACGAGGGCGTACCATGGGGAGCATCTCACCGAGGGCCGGTGGCAGACGCTTTTTGACTCGAAGTTGAACTCTGTTGCACAATTGGACGCGTCGCTGCGGACGGGCAAAGATGGGTCAGGACCCCAGCTAAGGGAGACACCGTACCTTCTGCAGACGTACGCAGCGTTGGAGAAGAGGCTCGATTTTGCCCTTTTTAGGGCCATGTTTGCGTCCTCGATCAGGCAGGCCCGCCAGTTTATCCTGCACGGGAACGTCAAAGTCAACGGGGTCAAGATCAAGCACCCTGGGTTCGTGCTGAAACCGGGGGACACTTTCCAAGTCAATTCCAATAAAGTGCTTGAGGCTTTGGGGGCGAAGAAACCGAGTCTCGAGGAGGCCATCAAAGTggacaagaaacagatccTGCTTTGGAACATGTACGTCAAGAAGGTGAAGGCGAATCCAAGGCAGGCGTGGAGGGAGAGGATTGCCAAGTTCCAAAGTATGCCCGAGACAAACCCGCGGAAGCAAGAGTTCGAAGAGTGGGCACAGAGGTTCAAGAGTAAcgtggagaagaacgaactCAATGCCATCAAGTGCTGTACACCAAAGAACCTACTATTCAAGATCCTCAGAATACACAAGTCTAAACCGGACGAAGCCACTACGCTCTCCGCTACTGACTTCCAAACGGTGGTCGACAAGGAGCCCAATATGTCCCAGGAAGTGTTCAGATGCTACAacgagtttttgaagtccGACGAGATCAATTGGAAGAAACTGTCTACGATGGAGGACAGTCAGCTATCTGTGTTGGCAGACAACCTTTTGTCGTTCACCCCGgagatgaagaaaaacctCGCGGACAAGAGTAAGACCCACATCAGGGCGGGTACGACGATCCTGTCGTCGCTTGTGAAAAACTACTCCCTGGCACTAAGTGCGTACTTCAAGACTGTCAAGAACGATATCAGCGCCAATAACATCCCATACGATCCAAGCTGGGCTGCGCATCTCCAATACCACAAACCGGTCGACTTCGAAAAGATCAAGGAATGCGAGCAACGGGCCAAGACGCTCATCTGTCTGCCCTGGCAGAAGGGCCACCTGTGGGGCAGGGCAGACCCGAAGAAATCGTACTTTACGCCGTGGAAACCTAGACAGTTCCTGGCGCCCTTTGCGATCCTGCCTCATCACATCGAGGTATCCTTTAAGACGTGCACAGCTATCTATTTGAGGGACCCCGTTGCAAGACCAGGCCACTCCGAGGTCATCACACCATTCGACATGTCCGTTCATGAGAGAGCGTACATGTACTACGTGAGGAAGGGTAAATGA